The proteins below are encoded in one region of Neisseria bacilliformis:
- a CDS encoding alanine/glycine:cation symporter family protein → MQASLSNIVDAINTALWSYLLIYALIGIGLFFTVYLGAPQITKFSAAFKSVFGGLFAKKEKDAQSLSQFQALAVAISAQIGTGNVAGVATAIVSGGPGAIFWMWVSAFLGMGTIFAEALLAQKYRVISHGKYIGGPAFYITHGLTKKIGRGKARFLSGFFSIALIIALGFIGNATQANSIAGAVHIAFGLPEIAVGLVLAAATGAIFIGGINRIANFAQFVVPFMAVIYILCAVWILFQYADHAVAMVSHIFQAAFNPQAVLGGAAGIGMKEAVRYGVARGLFSNEAGMGSTPHAHATANVAHPALQGMAAFVGVFIDTILVCTATALIILLTDANTLGLNGAAVTQQAFSMAFGGWGAGLLAVCLTFFAFTTIIGWYYFGESNVRFLFKGKFLNGYRALVLLAIVLGTLGKVDLVWALSDMFNGFMVIPNLIALFLLRGEIKAVYDDYLAKVRAGKAVDYDYEVHEYHDK, encoded by the coding sequence ATGCAAGCATCACTATCAAACATCGTCGACGCGATTAACACCGCGTTGTGGAGTTATCTGCTGATTTACGCGCTCATCGGCATCGGGCTGTTTTTCACCGTTTACTTGGGCGCGCCGCAAATCACCAAATTTAGCGCGGCGTTCAAATCGGTGTTCGGCGGCTTGTTTGCCAAGAAAGAAAAAGACGCGCAGTCGCTGTCGCAGTTCCAAGCATTGGCGGTGGCGATTTCGGCGCAAATCGGCACGGGCAACGTGGCGGGCGTGGCAACGGCGATTGTGTCGGGCGGGCCGGGCGCGATTTTTTGGATGTGGGTGTCCGCCTTTTTGGGCATGGGCACGATTTTTGCCGAAGCGCTGTTGGCGCAAAAATACCGCGTGATTAGCCACGGCAAATACATCGGCGGCCCCGCGTTTTACATCACGCACGGTTTGACCAAAAAAATCGGGCGCGGCAAGGCGCGGTTTTTGTCAGGCTTTTTTTCCATCGCGCTGATTATCGCGCTGGGCTTTATCGGCAACGCCACGCAGGCGAACTCCATCGCGGGGGCGGTTCATATCGCGTTCGGGCTGCCTGAAATCGCCGTAGGCTTGGTGCTGGCGGCGGCGACGGGCGCGATTTTTATCGGCGGCATCAACCGCATTGCCAATTTTGCCCAGTTTGTTGTGCCGTTTATGGCAGTGATTTACATTTTGTGCGCGGTTTGGATTTTGTTCCAATATGCTGACCACGCGGTGGCGATGGTGAGCCATATTTTTCAGGCTGCCTTCAACCCGCAAGCGGTGCTGGGCGGCGCGGCAGGCATCGGCATGAAAGAAGCCGTGCGCTATGGCGTGGCGCGGGGCTTGTTTTCCAACGAAGCGGGCATGGGCTCCACGCCGCACGCGCACGCCACCGCCAATGTGGCGCATCCCGCGCTGCAAGGTATGGCGGCGTTTGTGGGCGTGTTTATTGACACCATTTTGGTGTGTACGGCAACGGCGTTAATCATTTTACTCACCGATGCCAACACGCTGGGCTTAAACGGCGCGGCGGTTACGCAACAGGCGTTTAGCATGGCGTTTGGCGGCTGGGGGGCTGGGCTGTTGGCGGTGTGCCTCACCTTTTTTGCCTTCACCACGATTATCGGCTGGTATTATTTTGGCGAATCCAATGTGCGCTTTTTGTTTAAGGGCAAGTTTTTAAACGGTTATCGCGCGCTGGTGCTGCTGGCGATTGTGCTGGGCACGCTGGGCAAGGTGGATTTGGTGTGGGCGTTGTCGGATATGTTTAACGGCTTTATGGTGATTCCCAACTTGATTGCGCTGTTTTTGCTGCGCGGCGAGATTAAGGCGGTGTACGACGATTATTTGGCGAAAGTGCGCGCGGGCAAGGCGGTGGATTATGATTATGAGGTGCATGAGTACCACGATAAGTAG
- a CDS encoding IS5 family transposase yields MGTFFQQTAQAMIAKHIDRFPLLKLDQVIDWQPIEQYLNRQRTRYLRDHRGRPAYPLLSMFKAVLLGQWHSLSDPELEHSLITRIDFNLFCRFDELSIPDYSTLCRYRNWLAQDDTLSELLELINRQLAEKNLKVEKASAAVIDATIIQTAGSKQRQAIEVDEEGQVSGQTTPSKDKDARWTKKNGLYKLGYKQHTRTDEEGYIEKLHITPANTHECNHLSPLLEGIAEGTTVYADKGYDSAENRQHLEEHRLLDGIMRKAHRNRPLTEAQTKRNRYLSKTRYVVEQSFGTLHRKFRYARAAYFGLIKVSAQSHLKAMCLNLLKAANRLSVPVAA; encoded by the coding sequence ATGGGCACCTTCTTTCAGCAAACCGCACAAGCCATGATTGCCAAACACATCGATCGCTTCCCACTATTAAAGCTGGATCAAGTGATTGATTGGCAACCGATCGAACAGTACCTGAATCGTCAAAGAACCCGTTACCTCCGAGACCACCGCGGCCGTCCCGCCTATCCCCTGCTGTCCATGTTCAAAGCCGTCCTGCTCGGACAATGGCACAGCCTCTCCGATCCCGAACTCGAACACAGCCTCATCACCCGCATCGACTTCAACCTGTTTTGCCGTTTTGACGAACTGAGCATCCCCGATTACAGCACCTTATGCCGCTACCGCAACTGGCTGGCGCAAGACGACACCCTGTCCGAACTGCTGGAACTGATCAACCGCCAACTGGCCGAGAAAAACCTAAAAGTAGAGAAGGCATCCGCCGCCGTCATTGACGCCACCATTATTCAGACCGCCGGCAGCAAACAGCGTCAGGCCATAGAAGTCGATGAAGAAGGACAAGTCAGCGGCCAAACCACACCGAGTAAAGATAAAGATGCCCGTTGGACAAAGAAAAACGGCCTCTACAAACTCGGTTACAAACAACATACCCGCACCGATGAGGAAGGCTATATCGAGAAACTGCACATTACCCCCGCCAATACCCATGAGTGCAACCATCTGTCGCCTTTGCTGGAAGGGATAGCCGAAGGCACGACCGTCTATGCCGATAAAGGCTACGACAGTGCGGAAAACCGGCAACATCTGGAAGAGCATCGGTTGCTGGACGGCATTATGCGCAAAGCCCACCGCAACCGTCCGCTGACGGAAGCGCAAACCAAACGTAACCGATATTTGTCGAAGACCCGTTATGTGGTCGAACAAAGCTTTGGTACGCTGCACCGTAAATTCCGCTACGCCCGGGCAGCCTATTTTGGGCTGATTAAAGTGAGTGCGCAAAGCCATCTGAAGGCGATGTGTTTAAACCTGTTGAAAGCGGCTAATAGGCTAAGTGTGCCTGTTGCTGCCTAA
- the folK gene encoding 2-amino-4-hydroxy-6-hydroxymethyldihydropteridine diphosphokinase gives MPDTRPATAAIALGSNLGASADTIAAAAESLRAHPQICSLRLSPLYRTAPIGYADQPDFTNAAAIVETTLTARELLDLMQQTEQKFGRERPFPNAPRTLDLDLIDYAQTESADPALTLPHPRAHLRAFVVRPLADLDPAYPIGRHGTAAVLAAALGTEGITPM, from the coding sequence ATGCCCGACACCCGCCCCGCCACCGCCGCCATCGCCCTCGGCAGCAACCTCGGCGCGTCCGCCGACACCATCGCCGCCGCCGCCGAAAGCCTGCGCGCCCACCCGCAAATCTGCTCCCTGCGCCTCTCCCCCCTCTACCGCACCGCCCCCATCGGCTACGCAGACCAGCCCGACTTCACCAACGCCGCCGCTATCGTCGAAACCACCCTCACCGCCCGCGAACTCCTCGACCTGATGCAGCAGACCGAGCAAAAATTCGGCCGCGAACGCCCCTTCCCCAACGCCCCGCGCACCCTCGACCTCGACCTCATCGACTACGCCCAGACCGAATCCGCCGACCCCGCCCTCACCCTGCCCCACCCCCGCGCCCACCTGCGCGCCTTCGTCGTGCGCCCCCTCGCCGACCTCGACCCCGCCTACCCCATAGGCCGCCACGGCACCGCCGCCGTCCTCGCCGCCGCCCTCGGCACAGAGGGCATCACGCCTATGTAG
- the acpS gene encoding holo-ACP synthase, with protein sequence MIHGIGTDIVLEKRIAALYKKHGRAFAERVLHPAELPEFEAAARPAALLAKRFAAKEAAAKAIGTGIRGAVSFRNIGISHNAKGKPETLFAPPLQAFLDELGIARVHISISDDSGTITAFAVAEK encoded by the coding sequence ATGATCCACGGCATCGGCACCGACATCGTGCTGGAAAAACGCATCGCCGCCCTCTACAAAAAACACGGCCGCGCCTTCGCCGAACGCGTGCTGCACCCGGCCGAACTGCCCGAATTCGAAGCCGCCGCCCGCCCCGCCGCCCTGCTGGCCAAACGCTTCGCCGCCAAAGAAGCCGCCGCCAAAGCCATCGGCACCGGCATACGCGGCGCGGTTTCCTTCCGCAACATCGGCATCAGCCACAACGCCAAGGGCAAACCCGAAACCCTCTTCGCCCCGCCCCTGCAAGCCTTCCTCGACGAGTTGGGCATCGCCCGCGTCCACATCAGCATCAGCGACGACAGCGGCACCATAACCGCCTTCGCCGTGGCCGAAAAATAA
- a CDS encoding NAD-dependent epimerase/dehydratase family protein, producing MNILLLGGSGFIGRRAARRLSEAGHSVRTPAHAELDFLRPSRDAAMPLLEGCDAVMNCVGVMSRHADILETVHHHTPALLARCAKEAGVRRWVQLSALGADPAAAVAFVSSKGRGDEAVAAELPAAVARPSVVFGRGGASCELFIKLARLPVLPLPEGGAFDLQPVHAADVADGLCRLLANPPENGAPVNMTGRLKTTLAGYLAILRQTLHGKAPAKILPVPLALLRPALPLANILSNGFLSPASITLLQQGSCADPAPFAALLGRKPLGADEFARMAESD from the coding sequence ATGAACATCCTCCTCCTCGGCGGCAGCGGCTTTATCGGCCGCCGCGCCGCCCGCCGCCTGAGCGAAGCCGGACACAGCGTCCGCACCCCCGCGCACGCCGAACTCGACTTCCTGCGCCCGAGCCGCGATGCCGCCATGCCCCTGCTCGAAGGCTGCGACGCCGTGATGAACTGCGTCGGCGTCATGAGCCGCCACGCCGACATTCTCGAAACCGTCCACCACCATACCCCCGCCCTGCTCGCCCGTTGCGCCAAAGAAGCGGGCGTGCGCCGCTGGGTGCAGCTCTCCGCGCTGGGCGCAGACCCCGCCGCCGCCGTCGCCTTCGTATCCAGCAAAGGGCGCGGCGATGAAGCCGTGGCCGCCGAACTGCCCGCCGCCGTCGCCCGCCCCTCCGTCGTGTTCGGGCGCGGCGGCGCAAGCTGCGAACTCTTTATCAAACTCGCCCGCCTGCCCGTTCTGCCCCTGCCCGAGGGCGGCGCGTTCGACTTGCAGCCGGTGCACGCCGCCGATGTGGCCGACGGCCTCTGCCGCCTGCTGGCAAACCCGCCCGAAAACGGCGCGCCGGTCAACATGACAGGCCGTCTGAAAACCACCCTCGCCGGCTATCTCGCCATCCTGCGGCAAACCCTGCATGGCAAAGCCCCCGCCAAAATCCTGCCCGTCCCACTCGCCCTGCTGCGCCCCGCCCTGCCCCTTGCCAACATCCTGAGCAACGGCTTCCTCAGCCCCGCCAGCATCACCCTGCTGCAACAAGGCTCCTGCGCCGACCCCGCCCCCTTCGCCGCCCTGCTCGGCCGCAAACCGCTCGGCGCGGACGAATTCGCCCGCATGGCGGAATCCGATTAG
- a CDS encoding thiol-disulfide oxidoreductase DCC family protein, whose product MKHTIFYDARCPLCVREMDLVLSDRRAAEFDTVPVQSSEAILRRHGISPAQAMTYLHILRGDGTMVRGMAAVRLMHEHAERFTLVKLANLPLIAPLCDRLYPWFARNRYRFPRWLLPRPPCENGTCYLPPEKRTKK is encoded by the coding sequence ATGAAACACACGATTTTTTACGATGCCCGATGCCCGCTATGCGTGCGTGAGATGGATTTAGTTTTGTCCGACCGCCGCGCCGCCGAGTTCGACACCGTACCCGTGCAGAGCAGCGAAGCAATCCTACGCCGCCACGGCATCAGCCCCGCCCAAGCCATGACCTACCTGCACATCCTGCGTGGCGACGGCACAATGGTGCGCGGCATGGCCGCCGTGCGCCTGATGCACGAGCACGCCGAACGCTTTACGCTGGTGAAACTCGCCAATCTGCCGCTGATCGCGCCGCTCTGCGACCGCCTCTATCCCTGGTTCGCCCGCAACCGCTACCGTTTTCCGCGCTGGCTGCTGCCGCGCCCGCCGTGCGAGAATGGCACCTGTTATCTGCCACCCGAAAAAAGGACGAAAAAATGA
- a CDS encoding DUF2269 family protein: protein MNTYLVVKTLHILSATLMVGTGFGTAFYLFWANRSGSVPAQAVVSKWVIKADWWFTTPAVIFQPLSGWWMMSQAHLSFDTRWIAWTLGLYLLCGACWLPVVWLQICLAKIAQAANEAGETTLPGQYWRYARLWELLGYPAFCATLAIYFLMVLKPA from the coding sequence GTGAACACTTATCTTGTCGTCAAAACCCTGCATATTCTCTCGGCCACGCTGATGGTGGGCACGGGCTTCGGCACGGCGTTTTATCTGTTTTGGGCGAACCGCAGCGGCTCGGTGCCGGCGCAGGCGGTGGTGTCCAAATGGGTGATCAAGGCCGACTGGTGGTTTACCACGCCCGCCGTGATTTTCCAGCCGCTCTCGGGCTGGTGGATGATGTCGCAGGCGCATTTGTCCTTCGATACGCGCTGGATTGCGTGGACGCTCGGCCTTTACCTGCTCTGTGGCGCGTGCTGGCTGCCGGTGGTGTGGCTGCAAATCTGCCTGGCCAAAATCGCGCAGGCGGCCAATGAGGCGGGCGAAACCACGCTGCCCGGGCAGTATTGGCGTTACGCGCGGCTGTGGGAGCTTTTGGGCTACCCCGCCTTCTGCGCCACGCTGGCGATTTACTTTTTAATGGTGTTGAAACCAGCTTAG
- a CDS encoding DoxX-like family protein, with product MNTRPDVPVYLPYSLGALWLWSGLQPLLAARQESLDLLAAVGFQTAFRYPVLLAASLLDVLFGLLCFSRARRRPVLWLAQAATVAGYSAIIALALPQMWLHPFAPLVKNLPIFALMVFLWRAARQEAV from the coding sequence ATGAATACCCGACCCGACGTTCCCGTTTACCTGCCCTACTCGCTGGGCGCGTTGTGGCTGTGGAGCGGTTTGCAGCCGCTGCTGGCCGCGCGGCAGGAATCTTTGGATTTGCTCGCGGCGGTGGGTTTTCAGACGGCCTTTCGGTATCCCGTGCTGCTGGCGGCTTCGCTGCTGGACGTGCTGTTCGGCCTGCTGTGTTTCAGCCGCGCCCGCCGCCGCCCCGTGCTGTGGCTGGCGCAGGCGGCGACGGTGGCGGGATACAGCGCAATCATCGCCCTCGCGCTGCCGCAGATGTGGCTGCACCCGTTCGCGCCGCTGGTGAAAAACCTGCCGATTTTCGCGCTGATGGTTTTTTTGTGGCGGGCGGCGCGGCAAGAGGCCGTCTGA
- the recR gene encoding recombination mediator RecR produces the protein MPKPQDAYSRLTDALKTLPNVGPKSAQRIAFHLLQHNRDGATELAEALQHALKQVRHCTRCNTFCEDEICPVCADPERDGRRLMIVHMPADVAGMEAAHCHDGLYFVLMGQINPAQGMDLEHIALEKLIARLGGGEVEEIIIATGFTAEGDATAYVLAELLKTLPCKISRLARGMPLGAELEYIDAGTLAQAVYERRQLKE, from the coding sequence ATGCCCAAACCGCAAGACGCCTATTCCCGCCTCACCGACGCGCTCAAAACACTGCCCAACGTCGGCCCCAAATCCGCCCAGCGCATCGCCTTCCACCTGTTGCAGCACAACCGCGACGGCGCGACCGAACTGGCCGAAGCCCTGCAACACGCACTCAAACAAGTGCGCCACTGCACCCGCTGCAACACCTTCTGCGAAGACGAAATCTGCCCCGTCTGCGCCGACCCCGAGCGCGACGGGCGGCGGCTGATGATTGTGCACATGCCCGCCGACGTGGCCGGCATGGAAGCCGCGCACTGCCACGACGGCCTGTATTTCGTGCTGATGGGGCAGATCAACCCCGCGCAGGGCATGGATTTGGAACACATCGCCCTCGAAAAACTCATCGCCCGCCTCGGCGGCGGCGAAGTGGAAGAAATCATCATCGCCACCGGCTTCACCGCCGAAGGCGACGCCACCGCCTACGTCCTGGCCGAACTGCTCAAAACCCTACCCTGCAAAATCAGCCGCCTCGCACGCGGCATGCCCCTGGGCGCGGAACTCGAATACATCGACGCCGGCACACTGGCGCAGGCCGTGTACGAGCGCAGGCAGTTGAAGGAATAG
- the glyA gene encoding serine hydroxymethyltransferase, whose amino-acid sequence MFSKSLTIAKFDPELAAAIAAENQRQQDHIELIASENYVSCAVMEAQGSQLTNKYAEGYPAKRYYGGCEHVDVAEQLAIDRVKQIFGAAYANVQPHSGSQANQAVYTSVLKPGDTILGMSLAHGGHLTHGASVNISGKLYQAVAYGLDENEVLDYAEVERLALEHKPKMIVAGASAYALEIDWARFREIADKVGAYLFVDMAHYAGLIAAGEYPNPVPFADFVTTTTHKTLRGPRGGVILCRDTTHEKALNSAIFPSLQGGPLMHVIAAKAVCFKEALQPEFKTYAKQVKANAKAMAEELVKRGLRIVSGRTESHVFLVDLRPKNITGKAAEEALGKAHITINKNAIPNDPEKPFVTSGIRVGAAAITTRGFSEADARELANLVADVLDNPNDEANLARVAQAAQTLCAKNPVYGA is encoded by the coding sequence ATGTTCTCGAAAAGCCTTACCATTGCCAAATTCGACCCCGAGCTGGCCGCCGCCATCGCCGCCGAAAACCAACGCCAGCAGGATCATATCGAGTTGATTGCCTCGGAAAACTATGTGAGCTGCGCGGTGATGGAGGCGCAGGGCAGCCAGCTGACCAACAAATACGCGGAGGGCTATCCGGCCAAACGCTATTACGGCGGCTGCGAGCATGTGGACGTGGCCGAGCAGCTGGCCATCGACCGCGTGAAACAGATTTTCGGCGCGGCCTATGCCAATGTGCAGCCGCATTCGGGTTCGCAGGCCAATCAGGCGGTTTACACTTCGGTGCTCAAACCCGGCGACACGATTTTGGGCATGAGCCTGGCGCACGGCGGGCATCTGACCCACGGCGCGAGTGTGAATATTTCGGGCAAGCTGTATCAGGCGGTGGCCTACGGTTTGGACGAAAACGAGGTGTTGGACTATGCCGAGGTGGAACGCCTCGCGCTGGAACACAAGCCGAAAATGATTGTGGCGGGCGCGTCGGCCTACGCGCTGGAAATCGACTGGGCGCGTTTCCGCGAAATCGCCGACAAAGTGGGCGCGTATCTGTTTGTGGACATGGCGCATTATGCCGGCCTGATTGCGGCGGGCGAGTATCCCAATCCCGTGCCCTTTGCCGACTTTGTTACCACCACCACGCACAAAACCCTGCGCGGCCCGCGCGGCGGCGTGATCCTCTGCCGCGACACCACCCACGAAAAAGCCCTCAATTCGGCGATTTTCCCCAGCCTGCAAGGCGGCCCGCTGATGCACGTCATCGCCGCCAAGGCGGTGTGCTTCAAAGAAGCTTTGCAGCCGGAATTCAAAACCTACGCCAAACAGGTGAAGGCCAACGCCAAAGCGATGGCGGAAGAATTGGTGAAACGCGGCCTGCGGATTGTGTCCGGCCGCACCGAAAGCCATGTGTTCCTCGTTGACCTGCGCCCGAAAAACATCACCGGTAAGGCCGCCGAAGAAGCCCTGGGCAAGGCGCACATCACCATCAACAAAAACGCCATCCCCAACGACCCGGAAAAACCGTTTGTAACCAGCGGCATCCGCGTGGGCGCGGCCGCCATCACCACGCGCGGATTCAGCGAAGCCGACGCGCGCGAACTGGCCAATCTGGTGGCCGACGTGCTCGACAACCCCAACGACGAAGCCAACCTCGCCCGCGTCGCCCAAGCCGCGCAGACACTGTGCGCGAAAAACCCGGTTTACGGCGCGTAA